The proteins below come from a single Campylobacter sp. CCUG 57310 genomic window:
- the thyX gene encoding FAD-dependent thymidylate synthase: MQVTLLNFTPLNICSHAIRTCWQSFDKGDNGGEKDIELIDRVGNKYKHASTLEHLYYNFYIQGISRALLQELARHRIASLSVKSTRYTLKELKNEAKFELGDFENAGRYIVLTGNELIDNASIKALDNLREILATTTTSLDIVKYCLPECYKTELTWSVNARSLQNFLSLRSSKSALWEIRDLAHKIYGTLPDEHRFIFENHIYVPEAKEQI; encoded by the coding sequence ATGCAAGTAACACTTCTAAATTTCACTCCTCTTAATATCTGCTCGCACGCGATTCGCACCTGCTGGCAAAGCTTTGATAAGGGTGATAATGGAGGTGAAAAGGATATCGAGCTGATTGATCGCGTGGGCAACAAATACAAGCACGCAAGCACGCTTGAGCATTTGTATTATAACTTCTACATCCAAGGAATTTCACGAGCACTTCTTCAAGAGCTAGCCCGCCACCGCATAGCAAGCCTAAGCGTCAAGTCCACGCGCTACACGCTAAAAGAGCTTAAAAATGAGGCGAAATTTGAGCTAGGCGACTTTGAAAATGCAGGCAGATACATTGTGCTAACGGGTAACGAGCTAATTGATAACGCAAGCATAAAAGCGCTTGATAATCTGCGCGAAATTTTAGCTACGACTACAACGAGTCTTGATATAGTTAAATACTGCTTGCCAGAGTGCTATAAAACCGAACTTACTTGGAGCGTAAACGCTAGAAGCCTTCAAAATTTCCTCTCGCTTAGAAGCTCAAAATCCGCTCTTTGGGAGATCAGAGATCTTGCTCATAAAATTTACGGCACATTGCCTGATGAGCATAGATTTATTTTTGAAAATCATATTTACGTGCCCGAAGCCAAAGAACAAATATAA